A single genomic interval of Festucalex cinctus isolate MCC-2025b chromosome 16, RoL_Fcin_1.0, whole genome shotgun sequence harbors:
- the LOC144004214 gene encoding interleukin-13 receptor subunit alpha-1-like codes for MRKQEESICLILVVFFHSSLPFALRGEDDRLPPPTELSYEWLDPFTVNVSWRRPNELPDRCAVKYRYGPQNSSTVWTNFIETLLTDDSSGWTVKVRTAGLQNCGTGESASASIVIDPQHPPAQLMTDFKCFLRAKRMECSWIPSDRSVNLTLSYRICDSTAQINQSLEECDEPFRHGVRDGCHLSANFLFENICMLMRSNASTRTFRPEKAVDPPKLHVNEEGDKLNLRWTPPEVAPACRWTYKLCYSKCNDNETCQLFVPRGEPIQIAYDKSCRYVFRSRVTSGRYCSKVESDFSAVVAYGVNEARVPLTAVAVAVAIIMSVGILLACYCFTSHSAVLFPDIPDPSAILKDMMMSGSTEIKASTNFYTPVPETIQPCKIMGAHEVITPAEPTIKHNSQDELPC; via the exons ATGCGGAAACAAGAGGAgagtatttgtttaattttggttGTTTTCTTCCACTCGTCCCTGCCGTTTGCACTCCGCGGCGAAGACG ATCGTCTTCCTCCACCGACGGAGCTATCGTACGAGTGGCTCGACCCGTTTACGGTGAACGTGTCTTGGCGGAGGCCCAACGAGCTGCCGGACCGCTGCGCCGTAAAGTACAGATATGGGCCACAGAAT TCGAGCACAGTGTGGACAAACTTCATAGAGACTCTTCTGACGGATGACTCATCTGGCTGGACAGTCAAAGTCCGAACCGCGGGACTGCAGAATTGCGGAACGGGCGAGAGTGCGTCTGCTTCCATCGTCATCGACCCCCAGCACCCTCCAG CTCAGCTGATGACGGACTTCAAATGTTTTCTCCGAGCAAAGAGGATGGAATGTTCCTGGATCCCGAGCGACCGCTCTGTTAACTTGACTCTCTCTTACAG GATTTGTGACAGCACTGCACAAATCAATCAAAGTTTGGAAGAGTGCGACGAGCCTTTTCGCCACGGGGTCAGGGACGGCTGCCACCTGAGCGCTAATTTTCTCTTCGAAAACATCTGCATGCTCATGAGAAGCAACGCTTCGACGAGAACGTTTCGCCCTGAGAAAG CGGTTGACCCCCCAAAATTGCATGTTAATGAGGAAGGTGACAAGCTAAACCTGAGATGGACGCCCCCAGAGGTGGCACCAGCCTGCAGGTGGACGTACAAGTTGTGCTACAGCAAATGCAACGATAACGAG ACATGCCAGCTCTTCGTTCCACGCGGAGAGCCGATACAGATTGCCTATGATAAAAGTTGCCGTTATGTGTTCCGTTCCCGGGTCACAAGTGGCCGCTACTGCAGTAAAGTAGAGAGTGACTTCAGTGCAGTTGTAGCTTATG GAGTTAATGAGGCCAGAGTACCACTGACAGCGGTTGCTGTCGCCGTCGCCATCATCATGTCCGTCGGCATCCTTTTGGCCTGCTATTGCTTCACCAG TCACAGTGCCGTTCTTTTCCCTGACATACCTGAtccatcagcaatattaaaggACATGATGATGAGTGGAAGCACGgaaattaaa gcctccACCAATTTTTACACGCCTGTGCCAGAAACTATACAACCCTGCAAAATTATGGGAGCTCATGAAGTCATCACGCCTGCTGAGCCAACAATAAAACACAACTCACAGGATGAACTACCATGTTGA